The Amycolatopsis coloradensis sequence TCAAGGCGGGGGAGAACGAGATCATCGTCGGCGTCGCGTCTCCTGTCGACGGGAGCCGGTACCCGGTGGGGAAGCAGCGCAAGACGCCCAGCGGCATCTTCTACACGGCGGCGTCGGGGATCTGGCAGACGGTCTGGCTGGAGCCGGTGCGTGCCGAGCACATCACGCGGCTCGACACCACTCCCGATGTTCCCGGCGGCGCGCTCGACCTCGTCGTCCAAGGGACCTCAGGGCAGCAAGCGACCGCCGAAGTCCTTTCGGGTGGTCAAGTGGTCGGCACCGCCACCGGTACCGTCGGTACCCGCCTGCGGATTCCGGTGCCGAACGCACGGCTGTGGTCGCCCGACGACCCGTTCCTCTACGACCTGCGCGTCCGGCTGCCGGGAGGCGACGTCGTCACCGGGTACTTCGGCATGCGGTCGCTGGGCAAGGCGATGGTCGGCGGCGTGATGCGGCCGCTGCTCAACGGCAAGTTCGTCTTCCACTTGGGCACGCTGGACCAGGGATACTGGCCGGACGGCATCTACACCGCGCCGACCGACGAGGCCCTGCGGTTCGACCTCGAACGCCAGAAGGCCTTGGGCTTCAACATGGTCCGCAAGCACATCAAGGTCGAGCCGGCGCGGTGGTTCTACCACGCCGACAAACTGGGGCTGATGGTCTGGCAGGACATGCCGTCGCTCGACTCGATCGACGAGGTCCCGAACGGGCGCGCGAACTTCGAGTCCGAACTGCGGCGGATGATCGAGCAGCACAAGGGCATCACCTCGATCGTGCAGTGGGTGCCGTTCAACGAAGGCTGGGGCGAGTACGACGCCGGCCGCATCGTGGATCTGGTCCGCTCGATCGACGACACCCGGCTGATCAACCACAACTCGGGATCGAACTGCTGCGTGTCCGATCCGGATCCGGGCAACGGTGACGTGATCGACGACCACGCGTACCAGGTCTCCACCGGCACCAGGCCGCCCGACGCGCGAAGGATCGCGGTGCTGGGGGAGTACGGCGGCCTCGGGCGACGCGTCATCGGGCACGAATGGGAACCGGGCAAGGGCTTCGCGTACGGCGCGCTGTACCCGGACGAGACGTCGTTGACGAACCGGTACGTCGAGATCACCGAACAGGTCGGGCGGTTCGTGCACGGCCGCGGGCTTTCCGCGTCGGTCTACACCGAGCCGTACGACGTGGAGAACGAGGTCAACGGCTTCTACACCTACGACCGTCGCGTGTTGAAGATGACCGAAGCGCGGGTGCGCGAGATCAACCAGAAGGTGCTCGCCATCGCCAAGGGTACCGAGGTCGGCCGAGGCGAACTCCTGTCGCTACGGGTCACGACGGCCGGGTACACGGATCGCTATCTGCGGCACCAGGACGATTTCGTCCGCACGGACGTCCTCGGTGAAGGCAGTGCGGACCTGGGGAAGAAGGACGCGACGTTCTGGGCCCGGCAGGGACTGGCCGACGCGTCGTGCCTGTCGTTCGAGTCGCGGAACTACCCCGGGCACTTCCTGCGGCACGCGTCGTCGCGGGTCCGCAAGGACGCGAACGACGGTTCGGCGTCGTTCGCCGGCGACGCGACCTTCTGCGCGAGGGAAGGCGCCGGAGGAACGGCGCTGGAGTCGTTCAACCAGCGGGGCGCCTTCATCCGCCACTACGCCGAGACCGTCTATCTGGCGCGCAGCGGCGGGCCGAACCCGTGGGACACGCCGTCGAGCTTCGCGGCGGACACGACGTGGGCGGCGTCGGTCCCGCTTTGGCGCAGCGGCGCGGATCTGCCGCTGGACCAGGCTCGGTCGTTCAAAGTGGCCACGCCCGGCTTCACGGACCGCTTCCTGCGGCACCGCGACGGCCTCGCGCGGACGGACGTGGTGAACGCGGGGAGCGCGGCACTGCTGAAAGCGGACGCGACGTTCGTCGTGCGGCGCGGGCTCGCGGACCCCTCGTGCTACTCGCTGGAGGCGCGGAACTATCCGGGCCAGTTCCTGCGGCACGCGGACTTCCGGGTGCGGCTGGGCGGGAACGACAACACCGACCTGTTCCGGAAGGACGCGACGTTCTGCGCCCAGCCCGGTGCCGGCGGCGTGCGGTTGGCGTCGGTGAACGAACTGGGTACGAACGTGCGGCACTACGCCGAGGAGGTGTACGTCGCCACCAGCGGCGGCGGCCACCCGTTCGACAACCCGGTCTCGTACGACCAGGACGTGACCTGGGCGGTCTCCGCGGCTTGGGCTCCGTAGTTCGGGCTCGTGAGTGGCAAGGACGGTTCTAACCGTCCTTGCCACTCACGAGGGCAATGACCACTNCCGATCTGGTTCTAACCGTCCTTGCCACTCACGAGGGCGATGACCACTCCCGGTAACCTTGCCCCATGACCGGCCCGGATAGCCCAACCTCCTTCAAGCTCGCGTACGTCCCCGGCGTGACGCCCTCGAAGTGGGTCCGGATCTGGAACGAGCGGTCGCCCGGCGTGCCGCTCGAACTCGTCCAAGCGACCGCGGCCGAGGCCGCGGCGCTGGTCCGGGAGCGCGAGGTGGACGCCGTCCTGCTGAGGCTCCCGATCGATCGCGAGGGGCTGCACGCGATCCCGCTCTACACCGAGACGACCGTCGTGGTCGTCCCCAAGGACCACCTGGTCGCCGCCGCGGACGAGGTCTCCGTCGACGACATCGCCGACGAAATCGTGCTGCACCCGCTCGACGACACGCTGGACTGGGCCGCGCCGCCGGGGAAACCCGCGTTGGAGCGACCCGCCACCACGGCGGACGCCATCGAACTGGTCGCCGCCGGTGTCGGGCTCCTGGTCGTCCCGCAGTCGCTCGCGCGGCTGCACCACCGGCGTGACCTGACCTACCGTCCGATCTCCGGTACGCCGGAGTCCGGCGTCGCGTTGTCCTGGCCGGACGAAGAGACCTCCGACCTGATGGAGCAGTTCATCGGGATCGTGCGCGGCCGCACGGTCAACAGCACGCGCGGGCGGCAGCAGTCCCCGGAAAAGCAGGCGCCGGAGAAGAAGACCCCGGCGAAGAGCAAGCGCCCCCAAGCTGCCGGCCGGAAGCCGCAGACCGGGAATCGCCGCACTCCTCAGGGCGGGAAGCGCGGCAAGCCCCGTCGTCGCGGTTAGCGCCCGCGGGCCGAGGTTGCGAAAGTGGCTTTCGCAACGCTTCCGGCGCGGCAAGCCCGTCGCCGGTCAGCTTTCGCTGCGGGCGGCCTTGAGGCGCGCCTCCTCCTTGCGGACCTCGGCCTGCGTCTCGCGCTCCCGCTTCAGCCAATCGGGGTTCTCGTTCTTGACCGCTTCGATCTGCTCGGTGGTGAGGGCACCTGTGATCCCGCCGCGCGCCAGGCCGCTGATGGAGACGCCCAGCTTCGCCGCGATGACCGGACGCGGGTGCGGCCCGTTGCGGCGCAGTTCCCGCAGCCACTCGGGTGGCTCGGCCTGCAGCGCGTTCAGTTCGTCGCGGGAGACGACACCCTCCTGGAACTCCGCCGGGGTTGCCTCGAGGTACACACCCAGCTTCTTCGCCGCTGTCGCGGGCTTCATCGTCTGAGGGGTTTTCTGCGACGTCATCCCCTCAGGGTAACGAGCGGCCCGGGCACCGCCGATCACACCCGGTGATCAGCCCTCGGACTGGTCTTCGAGAAGGCCCGGCAGGGGGCGCCGGCGGGGTGTCCGGATCGGGGCCTTGCAGCGACTGGCCCGCGTCGTGCCCGGACAGCCAGGCGTCGAGCACCTGCTTTCCCACGAAGTCCGGCACCACGGCCACGGTTCCTCACCCACGGCCAGGGTATCGTCAGCCGCCCTTCGCCGGGAGGGTCACGACACCGAATCCGGCCAGCACCCCCGTCACGGCGACCGCGGCGAGGACGACCCACGCGATCGGATGCCCGAGATTGAGCGTCCAGTAGGTCCCGACCCGCCGGTGCACCAAGAGCGCGGGGTCGTTCCGGTTCAGGTAGACCATCCCGGCGGCGTGCCAATAGCGGTCGTCGTCGCGTTGTTCGTACCGGGTCTCCGGTTCGTCGCCGGTGGGAGACAACCGGTGCCCGGCGTCGCCTGCCCGGACGGAGAAGACGATCCACGCGATGAAGGCGGCGACGAGGGGCAGGTGGCCCACGATCGTCGTCGGCACCGTCGTCTCGACGAACTCCCACTGCTGGAGCGAAACGACGAGCATGGTCGCGTTGACGCAGCCCGCGGAGATCAGCAGCAGGCTGAGCACCCCGTGCAGGTACTCCTTGTACCGCGAAGCCGACGCCGACGGCTGTGCGGCGTCGATCTCGGGTCTGGCCCGGGAGATCGCGATGGTCAGAGGCGGGATCAGCACGAGGACCAGGATCTGCGTGAGGACCGTCGAGAAGTTCGTCGTGCCCTTGGACAGGCCGATGACCGCCGTGACGACGGTCAGCAGCGCCGCCGGCGCCAGCAGGATCCACTGTGGACGTACCGGATCCGAGCGCAGCGAGGTGTCGGCGATGACCGCCTGCCGTGTCCCGGCATACCAGCCCTCCTCGCGTTTCGCGGCGGCGATCGAACGACTGGCCAGGCCGCCGAGCAGCGAACAGGCCGCGACGAGACCGACCAGGACCATCTCGGGTGCGAGCCCGTCGATGAAGACGAGGGCGCAGGCGACAACCGCACCTACCGCGATTCCCCGGTTGTAGCGACGGCGCGCGAGGAGGATGACGGCCTCTCCGGTGCGCCGGGCCGGGACCCGGACGCCGAAGGGAAGAGTCGGCCGCGCCAGCGCGGGTGCCGAGGCGAAGGTGGCCGCGGTGAACGCGATCAGGGAAAGGTTCAGCCAGAGCGGTCCGGTCATCGCCGGGCGCTCACGGCGAAGGAGTCCAGCACGGACTCGCACCGGCTGGTCACCTCGCGCGGGCCCAAGCCCAGCGCGACGGCTTCGGCGAGCAAGGTGCGCAGACGGTCCTGCCATTCGTCCGCGTAGCCGTCCTCCGCCGGACCCGAGGACGCGTCACGCCGGACGACCGCGCCGGTCTTGCGGTTGATCCGGATGAAGCCCTGCGTCCGCAGCAGGTCATAGGCCTTGTTGACGGTGTGGAAGTTGATCCCGAGATCGGCGCCGAGCTGCCGGGTGGAGGGCAGGGCGCTGCCCTCGGCCAGTACGCCGTCGGCGACGGCTTCGACGATCCGGTCGCGGATCTGCTGGTAGATCGGAACCTCGCTGTCGAGGTCGAGAGTCAGCAACACCCCGCAAGGATATCTGCTATACACTTGCTATAACAACTACATCAGATGGCTATGGAGGGAAGGCGGTCACGATGGCGACGATGGACATCACCGAGGTCGGTGTACGGGTGCGGTTCTCGGCCTGGGAGCGGCTGGCCGTGTGGCGCGACGAAGTGGTCGTGCCACGGGCGGCGATCAAGGTCGTCGAGCAGGTCGACGCGCCCTTGCGGCGGACGCGCGGGGGACGGGTCGGCGCGCTGATCAGCGGAGTGCTGAAGGTGGGCTACTGGGGTCTGGGCACGGGGATCCGTCAGCTGGTGTCGGCTCGCGGAGGTGTGCCGGGGCTGCGGATCGAAATCGATCGCGAGGTCGCCGGGCTCCCGATCGACGAGGTGCTCGTGAGTGTGCCGAACGCGGCGGAAGTCGCCGGGGCGCTCGCGCCGAGCAACGCCTAGAGGTAGTCGAAGAACCGGTCCCACCACGACGGCGGCCGGTCCGCGGGATAGAGGGTGTCGAATCCGCTGATCCCGGTGTACTTGGTCCACAACGGGTGTTCGGAGACGGGCAGGTAGCCGAGCGCTTCCAGCTCGTCTTCGATCTGTCTTCGGACCGGTGCCGGGAAGAACTCCCGTTCCTCGTCTTCGTCGTAGCTGCCCGGATTCCCCAGCGTCACCGCGACGAGGCCGCCGAAATTGCTGACCGTGACGGTCACCTGGTCGCGTGCGGAGATCGCGCTCGCCGGGAGCACGATCCTGCCGAGGTGGCTGGCGTCCTGGACGTGGCGGTCGACTTCGCAGGTGCAGCCGAATCGGCGAGAGAGACGTTCGGCCAGTCGCTCGAAGCGAGCCCGTTCGGCCGGTCCGTCGAAGTCGTGCGGCACCTCCCAGTGGCCGGGTTGGTCCAGCTCGCGCAGCAGTGCCCAGGTCTGCTGTTCGTCGAGGGGCATCGTCGCCTCCCGGCCTCGGGTGGTCTAGTCCACTTACCGAACTGACCTTAGCCAGCCGCATCCCGCGCGGACAATGGTGGGACGAATTCTCCTCCGAAAATTTTCGGCGGGGGTAGCGCCAGCGCTACCCGGGATTCGGCAGTCAGCACTCCTGATCTTCGCGCCCAGTCCGGACAGAGTCGTAGGTGTCGATCAGTTCGAGCAAGGAGTGCGAATGACAGTACGCAAGGGTGTCGCGGTCCTGACGGCGGCGGGGCTGATGGGCGCCGCGTTGACCACGGCGGCGGACGCGGCGCCTGCCAAGGGGACGGAGCTGCAGAAGGGCCTCGATGCCTTGGTGCGTCAAGAGAAGTTCCCGGCCGCGCTCGCCTATGTGGCGGACGGAAGGCGTGCGGCGTCGCTGGTCGCGGGGTCCTCGCGGATCGATCGCCAGGTCCCGGTTCCCCGGGACGGCACGGTCCGGGCGGGCAGCAACACCAAGACGTTCACGGCGGTCGCGGTCCTGCAACTGGTGGCCGAGGGCAAGGTGGAACTGGACGCGCCGATCGAGAAATACCTTCCCGAGATCGTGCGTGGCGAGGGCATCGACGCAACCAGGATCACCGTCCGGCATCTGCTGCAGCACACCAGCGGGCTGCCGAACTACACCGAATACCTCGGGCTCGAGAACTTCGAGCAGGTGCAGCACCGGTATGTCCCGAACCACGAACTGCTCGCCGCGGCTTTGCGCCACCCGGCGAAGTTCGCGCCAGGCACCAAGTGGGAGTACAGCAACACCGGCTATCTGCTGGCGGGCATGCTGATCGAGAACGTGACCGGACGTCCGATCCAGGAGCAGATCACCGAACGCGTGATCAAGAAGGCGGGCCTGAAGCACACGTACTGGCCGCAGGTCGGCGACCAGACCATCCAGGGACGCCATCCGCAGGGTTACGCCATCGGCGACGCCGCCACCGGCAAGGTGATCGACGCGACCGAGCTGGACCCGTCCTGGGGCGGCGCCGCCGGGCAGCTGATCTCGACCCCCGGTGACCTCGGCAAGTTCTTCAAGGTGTTGCTCGAAGGCAGGCTGCTGCCCGCCGCGCAGCTGGCCGAAATGCGGAAGACGGTCGACGCGCCTCTGTTCCCCGGTACCAAATACGGCCTCGGCCTGATGAGCAACCCGCTCAGCTGCGGCGGCGTGTACTGGGGACACGGCGGGGATATTCACGGCTTCGAAACCCGTGGTGGGGCCACGGAAGACGGCCGGATCGTCGGGCTTGCCGTTACCGCGATGCCGGGTACCTTCGGCGACGGGGAGAAGGGTTCCAAGGCGGTCATGGCCACTGTGGACGCCGCGTTCTGCAAGTGACGGGTGCCGGGGGTCGTGAGTGGCGATTCGGGTTCTAACGCGAATCGCCACTCACGACCGGGGCACTCCTGGCCACGCCGAGTTCCCGGAGCGCGGCCAGATCCAGTTCCTCGCCGACGTTGCCGTTCACCGGGCACGCGAGTTCGCTGACCAGTGCGGCGATGTCGTCACGGCGTCGCACCCCGATGGGGTACACGCAGTCGGCGCCGGCCTCCCGGTAGAGCCTGCCCCGCCGGATGGCCTCGGCAACCCTTTCCGGCTCCTGGATCCCGCGGTCGCCCAGGAACGCGTCGACCAGCTCGCCGGTCCGGTGATCGGTGTCCTCCAGGTTGCAGCCGACGGCGCCGGTCTTCGCCCGGTTTCCTCCGGATCCGCGGAAAACCGGTTCCCGGTCCGCGCCTCCGGTGGCTACACTCGCCGCGAATCATCCCGGCGAGGAAGGACAGGACAGTGCGTCATCACCACGCCGTCGTCGTCCCCTCGGCCCGCTACGAGGTGATCCTCGTGTCTCCGCGCGTCCGGTGCCTGCCGCGCGGCTAGCACCGGCCCGTTGACGAACGCCTGACTTTTTCGCGCCCGCTTCCCGTCGTCTCACGACGGCGAGGGCGCCTGCCCGCGTTCGCCCGAATCGCGCAGTCCGAGCTCCGGAGATCACTTTCGAAAGGCCCGCGCCATGCGCACCGTCCCCCTGTCCGCCGTCCGCAATCTGGGCATCCTCGCCCATGTCGACGCGGGCAAGACCACGCTGACCGAACGGATCCTGTACGTCACCGGAACCACTTACAAACGTGGTGAGGTCCATGACGGCACTACCGTGACCGACTTCGATTCCCAGGAGCGAGACCGTGGCATCACCATCTTCGCCGCCGCCGTCAGCTGTACGTGGAACGGCCATCTCGTCAACCTGATCGACACGCCCGGCCACGTCGACTTCTCCGACGAAGTCGAACGGTCCCTCCGCGTCCTCGACGGCGCGATCGCGGTGTTCGACGGCGTCGCCGGGGTCGAACCGCAGAGCGAATCGGTGTGGCGCCAGGCCGACCGGCACGGCGTACCGCGGATCGCGTTCGTCAACAAACTCGACCGCGCGGGAGCGGATCTGGACGCGGCCGTGGAGTCCATCCGGGAGCGGCTGCATCCGCGTCCGCTGGTGGTCCAGATGCCGATCGGGCAGGAAGACGGTTTCGCAGGCGTCGTCGATCTGCTGCGGATGCGGTCGCTCGTCTGGGCCGACGGCGCCGAGCGGGCCGAGGACGGACCGGTTCCGGAGTCCCTTGTGGACGAAGCGAACCGGCGTCGCCGTCTGCTCGACGAGACCGTGGCGGAACTCCATCCGGCCGCGCTGGACGAGTTCTGCGCGTCTTCGGCGGTTTCGACGGAGACGCTGGTCTCGGCGCTGCGCGAACTGACCCACACCGGGGAGGGCGTCGTGGTGCTATGCGGCTCGGCGTACCGCAACCGCGGTGTGGAGCCGTTGCTGGAAGCCGTGGTGGCGTATCTGCCCTCGCCGTCGGATGTCCCGCCGGTCCGGGGCGAGTACGGAGGCACGGCCCACGAACGGCCCGCCGATCCGTCGGCGCCGTTCGCGGCACTGGTGTTCAAGGTGACCTCGACCGCCACCGGGCGGTTGACGTACCTGCGGGTGTACTCGGGCACGATCCGGACTTCGGAGGCGGTGATGGACGTGGGCAGCGGTCGTATCGAGCGCGTCGGCCGCATCCTGCGGGTCCAGGCGGACCGGCACACCAGGGTGGACAGTGCCGTCGCGGGCGACATCGTCGCGGTGGTCGGGCTGAAGACGGCGCGCGCCGGCGCGACGCTGTGCACGCCGTCGGAGCCGCTCCTGCTCGAGCCGCCCGTCGTGGCCGATCCGGTCGTGTCGGTCGCCGTCGAGGCACGCACGGGAACCGATACGGAACGGCTGATGTCGGCGCTGGCACGGCTGGTCGAGGAGGATCCGTCTCTGGTCATCCGGACCGATCGCGAGACCGGCCAGATCCTGCTCTCGGGAATGGGCGAACTGCATCTGGAGGTGGCGGTGGAGAAGATCCGTCGCGACCACGGGCTCGACGTCGGCGTCGGGCGGCCTCGCGTCGCTTACCGCGAGACGGTGGCTCGGGGCGTGTCCGGTTTCGTCTACCGGCACGTCAAGCAGGACGGCGGTGCCGGCCAGTTCGCGCACGTCGTCATCGACACGGAACCCTTGGAGAAAGGCGAATTCGAGTTCGAGTCCACTGTGGTCGGTGGCCGGGTGCCGAGGGAATACGTCCGCGCTGTCGAAGCGGGTTGCCGTGACGCGCTGGCGGAAGGCCCGCTCGGCGGCCATCCGGTGACGGGTGTGCGGGTTATGCTGACCGATGGCGCCACCCACTCGAAGGACTCGTCGGAGATGGCGTTCCGCATGGCGGGGCGGTTCGCGCTCCGCGAGGCGTTGCGCGCCGGCGCGATGACGCTGCTGGAGCCGGTCGCCGAAGTGACCGTCACCGTGCCCGAAAGCGCCGTCGGCGTGGTGCTCGGCGACCTCGCGGCCCGGCGTGGCCGGGTGCTGGGGTCGGTGGTGCGCGCGGGAACGACCGTGGTCACCGCGACCGTGCCGCTGGCCGAACTGTTCGGCTACGCGACGCGATTGCGCAGCCGGACCCAGGGCCGGGGCATCTTCACGGCCCGGCCGACCGGCCACGCCCCGGCGCCGGAGGGACAGCCGGTCCGGTAGATCGACGATGGCCCGCCCACGGCACTGTGGGCGGGCCATCGCCCGAACCGCTGTCACCCGGCGATCGGGCGCCGGATGACAGCCGTCTTCAACCGGTCACGGCGCCGGGTGCGGCGGACGGCAGTTCTGCCGCGGCAGCGCGTGCGATCCGTTGGTGTACACGCCGTCCGCGATCGTGTCCTCCATGATCGAGCGGTGATCGGTGGGACGGGCCCACTGGTAGCACAAGTGCTGGGCGAAGTATCCGCCCGGCGCTTCCAGGGTGTCGAAGTGGCAGACACCGTCGGTCTCGATGCAGTAGCGGATGTACGGGATACCGCCGAAGTCGGTGCGGCCGGGACCGAACGACACGTAGCCGCCGAACGGCGACGGCGCCCCGGTGCCCGGCGGGAGCACCGCGCTGATCCCACGTCCCGGCGGACCGACGGGCTGCATCGGGTCGGCGAAGATCTTCGCCCTGAACCGCGACTTGTCCACGGCCAGCTTCCCGTCGGCGATGTCGTTCAGCACCAGGTTCGCGACCAGCGCGCCCTGCGAGTAGCCGACGACGGTGAATTCCGCGCCCGGGTTCTCGTCGAAGGAGCTTTGGGCGACACGACGGGCTTCTTCGTGCCCGCGCGCGACACTCTGGTCCATCGGCGTCTGGTCGCAGTTCGGGGCACCGAGGGCGCCCGCCGGGTAGTGGACCACCTTCTTGATCCCGCCCCGCAACCAGGCGTCGTCGTAGACGGTCGCGGCCCCGTCGCAGGTGCCGCCGATGAGGATGTAGTACCGCGCCTGGTCGGCCGTCTCGGCCTGCGCCGACGGAGCGACGGCGCCGAGCAGACCGGTGGCCAGCACGGCCGCCGCCAGGACCCCCCTGAGCTTCTTCACATTCATCGTCCCTTCGTTCGATTACGGTGCGTGTTCGAACGCTAGGGACGAGTCATGAAATTTTGATGAAACCCCGTCAGCCGTGCGCGAGCACGTTGACCACGTGACCGCCGGGATCACGGACGAAGAATCGCCGGACGCCCCAGGGCTCGTCGGTCAGTTCGTGCACGATCTCGGCACCGGACGCCTTCGCTTCCTCGTACGCCGCGTCGACGTCGTCCACCTGGATCGAGACGGCCGGGACGACGGGCGCCGTCTCGTCGTGGGTCATGAGGCTCAGCTGCACCTCCGGCCGGTCCGGATCGGCCAGGGTCACGATCCAGCCGTGGTCCATCACCACTTCGAAGCCGAGCACCCGCTCGTAGAAGGTTTTCGCCTGCTCAAGGGACTTGGTCTCGAGGTCGGCTACCACTCTCTTGATCGCCATGCGCCGATACTGGCACAGCCCTCCGACGGTTTCGGGGGAGCAGGAGCGGGGTCGCGAGCATGAGCGCTCCGGCGATGCCGACCGCCGCGCGCGGCCCGGTGAACGCGGCGAGCAGGCCCCACAGGGCGGTCAGCGAGGCGGTGGTGAGTTTTCCGGCGATCGACCAGGCCGACAGCGTGCGCGCCGCTCGGTCGAGGGGAACCTGTTCGAGCCTGCTGGTGGCGAGCACCGGGTTGAACACGCCGATGCAGGTGATCAGGCAGAATTCGACGACGATGACCAGGATCAGCCCGGGAACACCGGGCTGGACGAAGACCAGCCCGATGGGCCAGCAGACCCGCAGCCAACCGGCGACGAAGAGGACCCTGTCCCGGCCGTACCAGGCGACCACGGTCCGGGAGAGCCTCGCCCCGATCAGCCCGCCGAGACACGGCACGGCGAAGGCCACCGCGTACTCCCACGGAGCGAAGCCGAGTTGCCCGAGCATCAGGACGGCCATCAGCGGCGCGGTCGCCATGATCAGGCCGTTGACCACGATCGTGTTGACGAACAGCGGCCGCAGCAACGGGTGGGTGAGGATGAACCGCCAGCCTTCCCGCAGGTCGCGGCCGGTCAGCCGAGGGCCTTCCCGTTTCGCGGGTGGTGGCTCCGAACCACCGACCGCACGGATCCCGATCGCCGAGAGCAGATAGCTGATCGCGTCGGCGGCGATCGTGACGACCGGCCCGAAGAGGCCGACGGCGAAACCGCCCAGCGGCGGACCGAGTACGGTCGCGGTCCAGGTCGTCGATTCGAATCGGGCGTTCGCGACCAGCAGATCGTCCGGTGGCAGCAGGGTTTTCAGGAACGCCCCGCTGGCGGCCAGGAACGTGATGTCGGCGGCCGCGACGACGACGGACACGGCGAGAAGCTGACCGAAGCCGAGCAGGCCGAACACGTACGCCACCGGGACGGTCAGCAGCGCCGCACACCGGATCAGATCCATCGCGATCATCACCGGCCGTTTGCGGCGGAACTCGACCCAGGGGCCGAGCGGCAGCGCGACCACGGCGCCGACGACGAGACCGGCGGCCGCCAGCAGCGAGACCTCCGTGGTGCCCGCGCCCAGCGCCACGATGGCGATCAGGCTGAACGCGTCGAACGCGAACCTCGTTCCGAACGCGCTCGCCGCGTAC is a genomic window containing:
- a CDS encoding PE-PPE domain-containing protein is translated as MNVKKLRGVLAAAVLATGLLGAVAPSAQAETADQARYYILIGGTCDGAATVYDDAWLRGGIKKVVHYPAGALGAPNCDQTPMDQSVARGHEEARRVAQSSFDENPGAEFTVVGYSQGALVANLVLNDIADGKLAVDKSRFRAKIFADPMQPVGPPGRGISAVLPPGTGAPSPFGGYVSFGPGRTDFGGIPYIRYCIETDGVCHFDTLEAPGGYFAQHLCYQWARPTDHRSIMEDTIADGVYTNGSHALPRQNCRPPHPAP
- the fusA gene encoding elongation factor G — encoded protein: MRTVPLSAVRNLGILAHVDAGKTTLTERILYVTGTTYKRGEVHDGTTVTDFDSQERDRGITIFAAAVSCTWNGHLVNLIDTPGHVDFSDEVERSLRVLDGAIAVFDGVAGVEPQSESVWRQADRHGVPRIAFVNKLDRAGADLDAAVESIRERLHPRPLVVQMPIGQEDGFAGVVDLLRMRSLVWADGAERAEDGPVPESLVDEANRRRRLLDETVAELHPAALDEFCASSAVSTETLVSALRELTHTGEGVVVLCGSAYRNRGVEPLLEAVVAYLPSPSDVPPVRGEYGGTAHERPADPSAPFAALVFKVTSTATGRLTYLRVYSGTIRTSEAVMDVGSGRIERVGRILRVQADRHTRVDSAVAGDIVAVVGLKTARAGATLCTPSEPLLLEPPVVADPVVSVAVEARTGTDTERLMSALARLVEEDPSLVIRTDRETGQILLSGMGELHLEVAVEKIRRDHGLDVGVGRPRVAYRETVARGVSGFVYRHVKQDGGAGQFAHVVIDTEPLEKGEFEFESTVVGGRVPREYVRAVEAGCRDALAEGPLGGHPVTGVRVMLTDGATHSKDSSEMAFRMAGRFALREALRAGAMTLLEPVAEVTVTVPESAVGVVLGDLAARRGRVLGSVVRAGTTVVTATVPLAELFGYATRLRSRTQGRGIFTARPTGHAPAPEGQPVR
- a CDS encoding VOC family protein, whose translation is MLGFEVVMDHGWIVTLADPDRPEVQLSLMTHDETAPVVPAVSIQVDDVDAAYEEAKASGAEIVHELTDEPWGVRRFFVRDPGGHVVNVLAHG